One region of Triticum aestivum cultivar Chinese Spring chromosome 6B, IWGSC CS RefSeq v2.1, whole genome shotgun sequence genomic DNA includes:
- the LOC123133392 gene encoding peroxidase 70, giving the protein MASSSSCRAWHCLLALFLLSSTVYGQLSPSFYDKSCPTLQRTVRATVTKALRAERRMGASLLRLHFHDCFVQGCDGSILLDDVAGSFVGEKTAFPNVNSVRGYEVIDQIKKDVELACPGVVSCADIAALAARDGTSLLGGPSWAVPLGRQDSTTANMMEANTDLPAPSLNLDGLIAAFAKKQLSPRDLTALSGAHTVGFSQCQNFRGHIYNDTDIDPAFATLRQRTCPAAAPTGDTNLAPFDVQTPLVFDNAYYRNLVARRGLLHSDQELFNGASQDALVSQYAANRALFVADFATAMIKMGNLAPPTGAVTQIRRNCRVVNS; this is encoded by the exons ATGGCTTCCAGCTCCAGCTGCAGGGCATGGCATTGCTTGCttgccctcttcctcctctcctccaccgtGTACGGGCAGCTCTCGCCGTCGTTCTACGACAAGAGCTGCCCGACGCTGCAGCGCACCGTGCGTGCCACGGTGACAAAGGCCCTCCGCGCCGAGCGCCGAATGGGTGCCTCCCTCCTTAGGCTCCACTTCCACGACTGCTTTGTTCAG GGTTGCGACGGATCCATTCTCTTGGATGACGTGGCTGGTAGCTTTGTGGGCGAGAAGACCGCCTTTCCCAACGTGAATTCGGTGCGGGGCTATGAGGTGATCGACCAGATCAAGAAGGACGTGGAGTTGGCCTGCCCCGgcgtcgtctcctgcgccgacatcgCCGCCCTCGCAGCACGGGACGGCACTTCTCTG CTAGGCGGGCCCAGCTGGGCGGTGCCGCTCGGCCGGCAGGACTCCACGACGGCGAACATGATGGAGGCGAACACCGACCTCCCGGCGCCCAGCTTAAACCTGGACGGGCTCATCGCCGCGTTCGCCAAGAAGCAGCTGAGCCCGCGCGACCTCACGGCGCTCTCCGGCGCGCACACCGTCGGCTTCTCGCAGTGCCAGAACTTCCGTGGCCACATATACAACGACACCGACATCGACCCGGCGTTCGCCACGCTGCGCCAGCGCACCTGCCCCGCCGCGGCCCCCACCGGCGACACCAACCTGGCACCGTTCGACGTGCAGACGCCGCTCGTCTTCGACAACGCCTACTACCGCAACCTCGTGGCCAGGCGCGGCCTGCTGCACTCGGACCAGGAGCTCTTCAACGGCGCCTCTCAGGACGCGCTGGTCAGCCAGTACGCCGCCAACCGGGCGCTCTTCGTGGCCGACTTCGCGACGGCCATGATCAAGATGGGGAACCTCGCCCCGCCCACGGGAGCCGTCACCCAGATCAGGCGCAACTGCAGGGTCGTCAACAGCTGA